A part of Periophthalmus magnuspinnatus isolate fPerMag1 chromosome 14, fPerMag1.2.pri, whole genome shotgun sequence genomic DNA contains:
- the si:dkeyp-23e4.3 gene encoding rho GTPase-activating protein 7 isoform X2 produces the protein MLIKKIEAREACDWLRAAGFPQYVQLFRDGKFPIDLEWAKQDHGFLDKDAVDSLCRRLKTLNKSAELRLELRRTKRREVESEEEDFCALSPNWSYDRISKQWHRNESPADLGFSFSPLHNASYSSCSSDSEGLDHTSTQTWGSLRFSPRNKARSLGTCSSSCPSPGSSGMSLDGSLERSQSKNSTSLLRKIDKLKLRRAIGGWGRYRSLGSSVEEDDTLHCTDSPQSAPNSPVSSCPSSPQTSSQSETSSRSHSQSESSSVVSTPSPVTRVRSKSKKEINQNDQQKYLNQINLCHSGTDFDTSLRLKTGTFPSLRDRILDQDSVNWRTGSFHGYQRRRSSGRRHGTSSLSSANQNAPSCDVVVTEPRLSVYDNVHPVMESEHAEMFGRLGSDEVFSALDRVLERITDLQQKVSSWTQDLSEDQDQDSIQDLTEDQDLTQDLTEDRDSIQDSSPEHSPESTDLMHHMDQGPEEQTSGEEQNERLSREDRPGSWSPESDSDPGGILGLSWSRLALLQKLALLRLTALMDKYSPTSRQGWSWTVPKPQRKSKGSEVKGRRVFGVPLLVNMQQTGEPLPPSVLRAMVYVRNECVDQMGVFRKSGLKSRIQALRDQLERGPDQVSFSGLCAFDVADLIKQYLRDLPEPLLSSKLNNTVLHIYQYFPQDVQMDAVQSAILLLPDERREALRTLLYFLYDVVSSSEENHMTHTNMAVCLAPSLFHLSAGQRDNHRNRPGQRKCSLGPDQRDLSESLAATQALGHMISEAHTLFQLPVFWSGSTCTSPDSEEGVWSDSPGCHGDSVEGEELSEAHLKLERSTESLLKLSQDQDQVWTSFTTPDGLQLDYRKCPDLSPLPLWRARLELEVPPPVVLRRVLSERSQFDPRLQRDSRLRPLGPDSDLYLYQIQSQGHGLGSIPPTVYSLLRSWQSDPSSGPMYVSSVSISQQDVPKTVHVHSCMYLLEPIGDKKTRLTHFCSTEYRGRSLEWHVKVSGHLLANELLSIRDSFEQ, from the exons ATGTTGATCAAAA AGATAGAAGCCAGAGaggcctgtgattggctgagagcgGCGGGATTTCCTCAGTACGTCCAGCTGTTCAGAG ATGGGAAGTTCCCGATCGACCTGGAGTGGGCCAAACAGGATCACGGTTTCCTGGACAAAGATGCAGTGGACTCACTCTGCAG GAGAttaaaaacactaaacaaaaGTGCAGAGCTGAGACTGGAGCTGCGCCGGACCAAAAGAAGG GAGgtggagagtgaggaggaggacttCTGTGCTCTGAGCCCAAACTGGAGCTACGACCGGATATCCAAACAGTGGCATCGTAACGAATCACCCGCAGACTTAGGCTTCAGCTTCAGCCCTCTGCACAATGCTAGCTACAGCTCCTGCAGCTCAGACAGTGAAGGCCTGGACCACACCTCCACTCAGACCTGGGGCTCACTTAGATTTTCCCCCAGGAACAAGGCTCGATCCCTGGGCACATGCTCCAGCAGCTGCCCCTCTCCTGGGTCCTCCGGAATGAGTCTAGATGGAAGTTTGGAGAGATCACAGAGTAAAAACAGCACGAGTTTGTTGAGGAAAATCGATAAACTGAAGCTGCGACGGGCCATAGGAGGCTGGGGCAGGTACAGGAGTCTGGGGAGCTCAGTGGAGGAAGACGACACACTGCACTGCACAGACAG CCCTCAGAGTGCCCCCAACAGCCCGGTgtcctcctgcccctcctctcctcaaacCAGCAGTCAATCAGAGACCAGCAGCCGCagtcacagccaatcagagagcagcagTGTTGTGAGCACGCCCAGCCCAGTGACCCGAGTCCGCAGCAAGAGTAAAAAAGAAATCAACCAGAATGACCAACAG AAGTACTTAAACCAGATCAACCTGTGCCACTCTGGTACAGACTTTGACACCTCGTTGAGACTCAAAACTGGGACCTTCCCAAGTCTCCGGGACCGGATCTTGGACCAGGACTCTGTAAACTGGAGGACCGGCAGTTTCCACGGATAccagaggagaaggagcagcGGGCGCCGCCATGGCACCTCTTCCTTGTCATCGGCCAATCAGAATGCTCCAAGCTGTGACGTCGTTGTCACAGAGCCCCGCCTCAGTGTGTATGACAACGTGCACCCTGTAATGGAGAGTGAACATGCTGAG ATGTTCGGTCGCCTGGGTTCTGATGAGGTCTTCTCAGCTCTGGACCGAGTTTTAGAGCGGATCACTGACCTGCAGCAGAAGGTCTCCTCCTGGACTCAAGACTTATCCGAAGACCAGGATCAGGATTCAATTCAGGATCTCACGGAGGACCAGGATTTAACCCAGGATCTTACGGAGGACCGGGATTCTATTCAGGACTCCAGCCCGGAACATAGCCCTGAGTCTACAGACCTGATGCACCACatggaccagggaccagaggagcagacatctGGAGAAGAACAGAATGAGAGACTGAGCAG AGAGGATCGGCCCGGGTCCTGGTCTCCTGAGTCTGATTCAGATCCGGGGGGAATCCTGGGTCTGTCTTGGTCCAGACTGGCTCTGCTGCAGAAGCTGGCATTGCTGCGGCTCACGGCTCTGATGGACAAGTACTCCCCCACCAGCCGACAGGGGTGGAGCTG GACGGTGCCCAAACCACAGAGGAAGTCCAAAGGTTCGGAGGTGAAAGGTCGTAGGGTGTTTGGCGTCCCTTTGCTGGTGAACATGCAGCAGACTGGAGAACCACTGCCCCCTAGTGTCCTGCGGGCCATGGTGTATGTGAGGAATGAGTGTGTGGACCAG ATGGGGGTGTTTCGTAAATCCGGGCTGAAGTCCAGGATCCAGGCTCTAAGGGACCAGCTGGAGCGTGGTCCAGACCAGGTCTCGTTCTCTGGCCTCTGTGCTTTTGACGTGGCCGACCTGATCAAACAATACCTCAGAGACCTGCCTGAACCGCTGCTCAGCTCCAAACTCAACAACACAGTTCTACACATCTACCAGT ACTTCCCTCAGGACGTGCAGATGGACGCGGTGCAGTCGGCCATCTTGCTGCTGCCGGACGAACGGCGTGAGGCTCTGAGGACTctgctctacttcctgtatgacGTTGTGTCCAGCTCAGAGGAGAATCACATGACCCACACCAACATGGCGGTCTGTCTGGCCCCTTCACTGTTCCACCTGAGTGCGGGCCAGAGGGACAACCACAGAAACAG ACCAGGACAGAGGAAGTGCAGCCTCGGTCCAGATCAGAGGGACCTCAGTGAGAGTCTGGCGGCGACTCAGGCTCTGGGTCACATGATCTCAGAGGCGCACACACTCTTCCAG CTGCCTGTGTTTTGGTCCGGTTCCACCTGTACCAGTCCAGACTCTGAGGAAGGGGTGTGGTCAGACTCCCctggttgccatggagacagcgTTGAGGGGGAGGAGCTAAGTGAGGCTCACCTGAAGCTCGAGAGAAGCACAGAGTCTCTGCTGAAACTgagccaggaccaggaccaggtctggaccagttTCACCACTCCAGACGGACTACAGCTGGACTACAGGAAG TGCCCAGACCTCAGCCCCCTGCCCTTATGGAGAGCCCGTCTGGAGCTGGAGGTCCCGCCCCCTGTGGTCCTGAGGAGGGTCCTCTCTGAGCGCTCGCAGTTTGACCCTCGTCTGCAGCGGGACTCTAGACTCCGCCCACTCGGTCCAGACTCAGACTTGTACCTGTACCAGATCCAGAGCCAGGGCCATGGGCTAGGGTCTATACCTCCCACTGTCTACAGTCTGCTCAG ATCATGGCAGTCTGACCCGTCCTCCGGCCCCATGTACGTGTCGTCTGTGTCCATCTCACAACAGGACGTCCCAAAGACAGTCCATGTGCACTCCTGCATGTATCTACTGGAACCCATAGGGGACAAAAAGACCAGGCTCACCCACTTCTGCAGCACAGAGTACAG GGGGCGATCTTTGGAGTGGCACGTCAAAGTCAGTGGTCATCTTTTGGCCAATGAGCTGCTGTCCATTCGAGACTCTTTTGAACAATAA
- the si:dkeyp-23e4.3 gene encoding rho GTPase-activating protein 7 isoform X1 translates to MEQTGSMKMPLRRSFSEHVRDSTNRAWNGFWRSVRESRLWEIEAREACDWLRAAGFPQYVQLFRDGKFPIDLEWAKQDHGFLDKDAVDSLCRRLKTLNKSAELRLELRRTKRREVESEEEDFCALSPNWSYDRISKQWHRNESPADLGFSFSPLHNASYSSCSSDSEGLDHTSTQTWGSLRFSPRNKARSLGTCSSSCPSPGSSGMSLDGSLERSQSKNSTSLLRKIDKLKLRRAIGGWGRYRSLGSSVEEDDTLHCTDSPQSAPNSPVSSCPSSPQTSSQSETSSRSHSQSESSSVVSTPSPVTRVRSKSKKEINQNDQQKYLNQINLCHSGTDFDTSLRLKTGTFPSLRDRILDQDSVNWRTGSFHGYQRRRSSGRRHGTSSLSSANQNAPSCDVVVTEPRLSVYDNVHPVMESEHAEMFGRLGSDEVFSALDRVLERITDLQQKVSSWTQDLSEDQDQDSIQDLTEDQDLTQDLTEDRDSIQDSSPEHSPESTDLMHHMDQGPEEQTSGEEQNERLSREDRPGSWSPESDSDPGGILGLSWSRLALLQKLALLRLTALMDKYSPTSRQGWSWTVPKPQRKSKGSEVKGRRVFGVPLLVNMQQTGEPLPPSVLRAMVYVRNECVDQMGVFRKSGLKSRIQALRDQLERGPDQVSFSGLCAFDVADLIKQYLRDLPEPLLSSKLNNTVLHIYQYFPQDVQMDAVQSAILLLPDERREALRTLLYFLYDVVSSSEENHMTHTNMAVCLAPSLFHLSAGQRDNHRNRPGQRKCSLGPDQRDLSESLAATQALGHMISEAHTLFQLPVFWSGSTCTSPDSEEGVWSDSPGCHGDSVEGEELSEAHLKLERSTESLLKLSQDQDQVWTSFTTPDGLQLDYRKCPDLSPLPLWRARLELEVPPPVVLRRVLSERSQFDPRLQRDSRLRPLGPDSDLYLYQIQSQGHGLGSIPPTVYSLLRSWQSDPSSGPMYVSSVSISQQDVPKTVHVHSCMYLLEPIGDKKTRLTHFCSTEYRGRSLEWHVKVSGHLLANELLSIRDSFEQ, encoded by the exons AGATAGAAGCCAGAGaggcctgtgattggctgagagcgGCGGGATTTCCTCAGTACGTCCAGCTGTTCAGAG ATGGGAAGTTCCCGATCGACCTGGAGTGGGCCAAACAGGATCACGGTTTCCTGGACAAAGATGCAGTGGACTCACTCTGCAG GAGAttaaaaacactaaacaaaaGTGCAGAGCTGAGACTGGAGCTGCGCCGGACCAAAAGAAGG GAGgtggagagtgaggaggaggacttCTGTGCTCTGAGCCCAAACTGGAGCTACGACCGGATATCCAAACAGTGGCATCGTAACGAATCACCCGCAGACTTAGGCTTCAGCTTCAGCCCTCTGCACAATGCTAGCTACAGCTCCTGCAGCTCAGACAGTGAAGGCCTGGACCACACCTCCACTCAGACCTGGGGCTCACTTAGATTTTCCCCCAGGAACAAGGCTCGATCCCTGGGCACATGCTCCAGCAGCTGCCCCTCTCCTGGGTCCTCCGGAATGAGTCTAGATGGAAGTTTGGAGAGATCACAGAGTAAAAACAGCACGAGTTTGTTGAGGAAAATCGATAAACTGAAGCTGCGACGGGCCATAGGAGGCTGGGGCAGGTACAGGAGTCTGGGGAGCTCAGTGGAGGAAGACGACACACTGCACTGCACAGACAG CCCTCAGAGTGCCCCCAACAGCCCGGTgtcctcctgcccctcctctcctcaaacCAGCAGTCAATCAGAGACCAGCAGCCGCagtcacagccaatcagagagcagcagTGTTGTGAGCACGCCCAGCCCAGTGACCCGAGTCCGCAGCAAGAGTAAAAAAGAAATCAACCAGAATGACCAACAG AAGTACTTAAACCAGATCAACCTGTGCCACTCTGGTACAGACTTTGACACCTCGTTGAGACTCAAAACTGGGACCTTCCCAAGTCTCCGGGACCGGATCTTGGACCAGGACTCTGTAAACTGGAGGACCGGCAGTTTCCACGGATAccagaggagaaggagcagcGGGCGCCGCCATGGCACCTCTTCCTTGTCATCGGCCAATCAGAATGCTCCAAGCTGTGACGTCGTTGTCACAGAGCCCCGCCTCAGTGTGTATGACAACGTGCACCCTGTAATGGAGAGTGAACATGCTGAG ATGTTCGGTCGCCTGGGTTCTGATGAGGTCTTCTCAGCTCTGGACCGAGTTTTAGAGCGGATCACTGACCTGCAGCAGAAGGTCTCCTCCTGGACTCAAGACTTATCCGAAGACCAGGATCAGGATTCAATTCAGGATCTCACGGAGGACCAGGATTTAACCCAGGATCTTACGGAGGACCGGGATTCTATTCAGGACTCCAGCCCGGAACATAGCCCTGAGTCTACAGACCTGATGCACCACatggaccagggaccagaggagcagacatctGGAGAAGAACAGAATGAGAGACTGAGCAG AGAGGATCGGCCCGGGTCCTGGTCTCCTGAGTCTGATTCAGATCCGGGGGGAATCCTGGGTCTGTCTTGGTCCAGACTGGCTCTGCTGCAGAAGCTGGCATTGCTGCGGCTCACGGCTCTGATGGACAAGTACTCCCCCACCAGCCGACAGGGGTGGAGCTG GACGGTGCCCAAACCACAGAGGAAGTCCAAAGGTTCGGAGGTGAAAGGTCGTAGGGTGTTTGGCGTCCCTTTGCTGGTGAACATGCAGCAGACTGGAGAACCACTGCCCCCTAGTGTCCTGCGGGCCATGGTGTATGTGAGGAATGAGTGTGTGGACCAG ATGGGGGTGTTTCGTAAATCCGGGCTGAAGTCCAGGATCCAGGCTCTAAGGGACCAGCTGGAGCGTGGTCCAGACCAGGTCTCGTTCTCTGGCCTCTGTGCTTTTGACGTGGCCGACCTGATCAAACAATACCTCAGAGACCTGCCTGAACCGCTGCTCAGCTCCAAACTCAACAACACAGTTCTACACATCTACCAGT ACTTCCCTCAGGACGTGCAGATGGACGCGGTGCAGTCGGCCATCTTGCTGCTGCCGGACGAACGGCGTGAGGCTCTGAGGACTctgctctacttcctgtatgacGTTGTGTCCAGCTCAGAGGAGAATCACATGACCCACACCAACATGGCGGTCTGTCTGGCCCCTTCACTGTTCCACCTGAGTGCGGGCCAGAGGGACAACCACAGAAACAG ACCAGGACAGAGGAAGTGCAGCCTCGGTCCAGATCAGAGGGACCTCAGTGAGAGTCTGGCGGCGACTCAGGCTCTGGGTCACATGATCTCAGAGGCGCACACACTCTTCCAG CTGCCTGTGTTTTGGTCCGGTTCCACCTGTACCAGTCCAGACTCTGAGGAAGGGGTGTGGTCAGACTCCCctggttgccatggagacagcgTTGAGGGGGAGGAGCTAAGTGAGGCTCACCTGAAGCTCGAGAGAAGCACAGAGTCTCTGCTGAAACTgagccaggaccaggaccaggtctggaccagttTCACCACTCCAGACGGACTACAGCTGGACTACAGGAAG TGCCCAGACCTCAGCCCCCTGCCCTTATGGAGAGCCCGTCTGGAGCTGGAGGTCCCGCCCCCTGTGGTCCTGAGGAGGGTCCTCTCTGAGCGCTCGCAGTTTGACCCTCGTCTGCAGCGGGACTCTAGACTCCGCCCACTCGGTCCAGACTCAGACTTGTACCTGTACCAGATCCAGAGCCAGGGCCATGGGCTAGGGTCTATACCTCCCACTGTCTACAGTCTGCTCAG ATCATGGCAGTCTGACCCGTCCTCCGGCCCCATGTACGTGTCGTCTGTGTCCATCTCACAACAGGACGTCCCAAAGACAGTCCATGTGCACTCCTGCATGTATCTACTGGAACCCATAGGGGACAAAAAGACCAGGCTCACCCACTTCTGCAGCACAGAGTACAG GGGGCGATCTTTGGAGTGGCACGTCAAAGTCAGTGGTCATCTTTTGGCCAATGAGCTGCTGTCCATTCGAGACTCTTTTGAACAATAA